TGAAAAAAACCTTATTGCTGCTGCTAGCCTTTAGTTTGCTTTGTGCTTTTCGCGCAGATAATCTTCCCGCCAATTTTATAACACTGCTTAATCGTACTGATATGAATTTTACGCTGCCTGCCGGTTACGCAGCTGTGGCTGTTGTAAAGAATAACCAGATGGTTTATCACTACGCCATTAAATCTGCAGACAGAAATTTTGAAGTGCGTTATGCTGTTCGTCCGCTGGATAGTATCATGAATGTTTATAACGATTGGCTGCAAAATAAAGATGGTAAAGTAATGACCAACCCCAATAACCTTTACAAACTAGCTTTTACAATAATTATGGCCAACCTGTCTCGTGGCAGTGGCCGGATGCCACAGATCAAAGCTTTTGATTCTCTTGCTGTAAAACGCGATTTTAATGCCGATTGGGGCGCCGTAGGGCTCTGTATACCTACGGGCAATTTTTCTGCCGGTTATAAATATCTAAATGTTACCGCTTTGCACAAAAATAACCAGGGCGACGCCTATATTTTTTATCTGACAGATAATGTGCAGGATCTGCAAACAGCCATGCCGCCCATTTATACAGCACTTAAGTTTAGGTAAAATCAATCTGTTTAATATTTTTGCGGCCGAGCCTTCAGGCGTGAGCTTTAAATAAATCAAGCCACGCTTAGTTGGGGCGATAATATAAACTGACCAATTAAAACCTAAGAAATTTCAATGAAACCAATGTGCAGGCGGTTTGCAGCCAATGCGTTATTATGTCTTTTACTCATATTGAGGATTACCCAGGCATCAGCTCAGCGCACCGGAACCTATCATCAAATTGTTTCCGGAGTGCCTTTATTAGATGATAGGGGGCACATTGTTAGTGCGCATGGTGCCAATATTATAAAAGACGGAGGCAGATATTACCTCTTTGGCGAGGCGCATTCAGATACCTCAAATGCGTTTGTTGGTTTCAATTGCTATTCTTCTGCCGATTTATATAATTGGAAATTTGAACGTGTTGCTTTGCCCTTGCAAGATTCAGGTCGTTTAGGTCCAGATCGTGTGGGCGAACGCGCCAAAGTATTGAAGTGCAAAAAAACTGGAGAGTATGTTATGCTGATGCACTCGGATGATCATAAATACATGGATCCCTGCGTAGGTTATGCAACCGCTTCTTCTGTTGCCGGCCCGTATGTTTTTAAGGGACCGTTACTTTTTAATGGTCAACCCATCCATAAATGGGATATAGGTTCTTTTGTTGATGATGACGGCGCTGGCTATTTATTGATACACGGCGGGTTGATGTACAGGTTGAGCGATGATTTTCATAGCATTTCAAAACTGGTTGTCGACAATCACTGGCGCGGAGCTGAAGCACCAACGGTGTTTAAAAAGAATGGCGTCTATTATTGGATTGCATCAGACCTGACCAGTTGGGAGCGTAACGATAACTTTTACTATACCGCAACCGCCCTGGAAGGGCCCTGGACAAGTCGCGGCAACTTTGCACCCGCGGGAACGTTAACGTGGAACTCGCAGGCATCATTTGTTTTGCCCGTTGCCGGCAAAGCGGATACTACTTTTATGTTTATGGGCGATAGATGGTCTTACCCTCATCAGGCATCTGCGGCTACTTATGTTTGGCTGCCGTTAAAAGTATCAGGCACATCCATCTCTATCTCAAAATATTACGACGTTTGGCAGGTAGATTCCGGTTCGGGCAAGAACGCCTCTGGTCAATTAACGGGCGAGCAGGTAACATCTAACGCTAAAACCTTGAACTATCAGGGCAATTGGTCTTCATATTCGTTTGGGAAATATGCCGCCCGGCGTTCTGATACCAAAGGAGATCGTCTTTCACTTAACTTTCATGGCAAGCAACTAGGTATTTACAGCATTTTGGGTCCGGAGGGAGGCTACGCAACAGTTACTGTATTCAATAGCAAGAAGGAGCGGGTTTGTTCTTTCGTGGTTGATACCTACAGCAAGTATGAGTGCAGATCATTAGTAATGCTAACGCCGGTAATGGCCGCGGGCGATTACGCTGTAACCATATCCATCAACGGCGATCATGGCAGTTGGTCTGACAAAAGAAAGAGCATTTATGGCAGCAAAGGTAATTATTTTGCATTTCAATCGGCAGTTGTAGTTAAGTAATAATCAGGCCGGAAGATGCCTGATGCGGTGGCAAAATGAGGTAGTAATAAATGCCGGTAGCCGAATTGTTAGCTGCATCTGAACACGTTCTGTGCCATAAATTTGCCTGGCAGGTGCAAATTCATTTGCACTTTTATCTTTTATAATTATATTGCAATACCAATTGTGAACCTGGAGATTTTCGGCTGCTTACTTTTTTAACTGTTAATTTAACAATTAACTGAATTCTCCCCGGGTTGATTTAAACGCATTATTGAACAACCTATAACGATGATAGCGCATACTGACGAAGAATTAATGGCCCTGGTTGCTACCGGCAATCGTGGTGCTTATTCTTTATTGTATACCCGTTATCTAAATCAGCTTTACCGTTATGTTTACCTGTTCTGCAAATCAAAAGAGCAGAGTGAAGAGATTGTGCAGGATGTTTTCCTGAAGATCTGGGAACGTCGCGAAAAGCTGTCGGGGGTAGAATCATTCAAAGCCTATATCTTCCGCACAAGTAAGAACTTGTTGCTTGATCATATCCGCAAGCAGAAAGTACAGGTTAGGGCGTATGATCAATTGGTGCCGGTTACAGAAGAAAGCCCGATGATGGCCGATACCCAGTTAATCTATAGCCAATACCGCTATCTGATCCAGCAAGCCATAAACCAGTTGCCGCAAAAGCGTAAAATGATAGTAGAAATGCGCACGCAGGAAGATCTCTCGCTCGATGAAATTGCAGACCGGTTGTCTATCTCTAAATCAGTAGTAAAAAAACAACTCTACCAGGGGATGGATTTTGTACGTAATTACATGCATAGCCAGGCAAATATATTGTTGATAGTCATTTGGTTATTGTTGCATCAGTAGGCGAGGAGTCGTCGAAGTAATTCCTTCTGAATTTTTTTTCAAATATTTTTCTGTCGGAGGGGTGCGCGGGCTTCAGTTGTTCGTCTACTCTTTAAATGGACCGAAAAACTGTAGACCAATTTCTTGTAAAATATGCTGCTGGCGTTTATACCGAAGCTGAACATGCCGAGTTTTTGAACTGGCTGCGTTCGGTTCCTGACGCTGAGGTAGAAGATGTGCTGCAAAAACTGGCCCATCAGTTTGCAGAGCAACCTGCAGACGAGCAAACACCTAATACTTTACTGGCCGCCGGTATAGAGAGCCGGCTTGACGCGCTTGACCAGGCGCCGCAACGCCGCAGATTTCGCTGGCTTAAAATTGCGGTGGCAGCGGTTCTGTGCCTGGGTTTTGGCTCGCTTTTTATAAAACGTGTTTTAAAAGTGCCGGCTCAAACTAACGTGCAGGTGGCAAAAATTGTACCCGGCACCAACAAAGCCTATCTGGCTCTGGCCAATGGCAAACGCATTATTCTTAATAAAGCTGCTAACGGTTTACTGGCTACCGAGGGTAGCATCAGTATTTATAAAACCGGCGATGGCCAATTACTATACAAGCAGGAAGGGCATGCCCGCCAACCCGGGACAGATTTGCTGGTTACCCCACGCGGTGGGCAATATAAAGTAACATTGGCCGACGGCACCCAGGTATGGTTAAATGCGGCATCATCCATCAAAATACCACTAGGCTTTACTGAAAGTGAGCGCCGGGTAGACCTGAGTGGTGAGGGCTATTTTGAGGTGGCTAAAAATAAAGCAAAACCTTTTAGCGTGTGGGTTAATGGCATGCAGGTGCAGGTATTAGGCACGCACTTTAACATCAGTGCTTATGCTGATGACCCCAGCATGAACACTACGTTGCTGGAGGGATCTGTAAAAGTGACCAGAAATGGCCAAAGCCGCATGATTGTGCCTGGGCAGCAGGCGCAGGTAACTACCGATATACGGGTTTGCAAAGTAAACGTGCAGGATATTGTAGAATGGAAGAATGGCAACTTCAGTTTCTCACACGAAGATATAAAAAGCATTATGCGCAAAATATCGCGCTGGTATGATGTAGATGTGGAGTACAAAGGCGCCCAAACTCATGAAGGGTTTGTGGGTACACTGCCTCGCTCTGCCAATATTAACGAAGTTTTAGATATGCTCGAACTAACACGCCTAACACACTTTAAAATTGAGGGAAGGAGGGTGATGGTGATGAAATGATTTTTTACCCGATAAGTAAATGATCATAAAAAGATAAGGCCCGTAGTGCAGCGAACACCCCGGGCCGTGTCTGGATCAGATACTGTATGCTATACGAACTAACAACCAATTTCTATAAACCCAAACTTTTTTCAAATATATGAAAATATATGCTCTAACAGGGCATAAGTGGCCTTCTTATGCTCATAAAATCCTGTTAATAATGAAGTTGACTTTTGTTTTGCTGGTTACCGCCTTTCTGCAAATATCGCTGGCAGGGCGGGCTCAAAATGTAACATACACTGCCAAATCGGCCCCGCTATCGCAGGTGATGGCAGAAATCCAGAATCAAACAGGCTATCACTTTTTATATACAGACCAAATGCTGGCCGATGCGCACGCCGTTGATCTGAATATAAAGAACCAGCCCCTGCATGAAGCTTTACGTTTATGCTTTGAGGGGCAACCGCTTACTTACAGTGTAAAAAACAAAACTATTATACTACAGCATAAAGAGGTTGCGGCCCCTGTGTTACCGGCACTCAAAGAGGTAAAAATAACCGGCGTGGTAACGGATGAAACCAACCAGCCGCTACCGGCTGTAACTGTTAAGCTGGTGGGCGGCGGCGCAGTTACCCAAACTGATGTGCAGGGCAGATTCAGCATCATGGTTCCGGATGTTAACTCGGTTATAGAGTTTTCGTCTATAGGTTTTGCTACGCAACAACTTAAGGCTGGCGGCGCCACGCTAAATGTACAAATGCGTGCAACGCTTAACTCATTGAGCGAGGTGGTGGTTATTGGTTACGGCGCGCAACGCAAAGGTGATGTAACCAGTGCGGTGGCTACCGTAAAATCTGAAAACTTTGTGAGCGGTCCGGTAACTGATGCCGGCGAACTGCTGAAAGGTAAAGTGGCCGGTCTATCTATCTCCAATCCATCCGGCGACCCGAACGCGCAATCGCAGATCTTACTGCGCGGTACCAATACCATCAATGGCGCCAACACCGGTGTGCTGGTAATTATTGACGGTGTACCGGGCGACCTGCTTACCGTTGCACCTGAAGATATTGCAGAGGTATCTGTACTAAAAGACGGTTCATCTGCTGCTATTTATGGTGTGCGTGGCTCAAACGGCGTTATCATTATCACTACCAAACATGCTACCGGCAATAATAATAACCGGGTTGATTATAGCGGTAACGTAAGCACCAGCGAACTGACCCGTGTGCCTAAACTGCTTACGGCGCAAGATTATCGTGATCAGATTGCCGCCGGTACCCGTTCCTCATCTTATGACCTCGGCAGCAACACCAACTGGATAGATGCCATCAGTAAAAATCACCCGGTATCAACCACCCAAAACTTAACCTTTAATGGCGGTAATGCGCAAACTAATTACCTGGCATCATTTAACTACCGTTTTTTGAATGGTGTTTTCCAGCAATCAAACCATAAGCAGGTAACGGGGAGGGTAGATATTAATCATACCATGTTGGATGGAAAACTGAAATTCAACTTTGGATTAACCCAAACCAACTTCAGCGATATCCCTTTCAGTACGTATGATTATCGTCAGGCACTCATCATGAATCCTACCGCCCCGGTTATAGAGCCTAACGGCAGCTATTACCAAGAGCCAACCAACTTCCAGTATCAAAATCCGGTATCAGACCTTTATAATAGCAGCCAGCCGCAAAACTCGTTCAGAAACAAGTACAACACAACCGTTACTGTGTTGCCGGTTGAGGGTCTGCGTATCTCGGCTACGGGTTCATACACCAAAAGCGGTTATCAGAACCTGTATTATGCTAACACACAGAATATATCAACCCTGCGCGATAACCAAAACGGCGTAGCCAATATTGCAACTGGTCAAACGGTAGAACGTTTTCTGAATGCCTCTGCAGAGTACACCCGTGGGTTTGGCGAACACCATGTATCGTTATTAGCTGGCTATGAGTACCAGGACTATGATAATTTTAACTCATACATCGCCAACCACAACTTCCCTACGGATGTTTTTGGCTATAACCAGATCCAACTGGGTGCCGCTCAAAAAGACGGACAAGATGTGATTAGCAGCGGTCGTACGCAAACTAATCTGATCAGTTATTTTGCCCGTGCTACCTATAACTACATGGATAAATACCTGTTACTGGCCAGCTTGCGTATTGATGGTGCCAGCCAGTTGTACGGTGCCAGCGAGCCTTACGGTAAATTTCCGTCCATACAGGCCGGATGGCGCATCAGCAAAGAGAATTTTATGAAAGATCAGCACCTGTTTGATGATCTGAAACTGCGCGCAGGTTACGGTGTAACCGGTAATCAGCCGTCGGCAGGTTTCTTAGCTGTAGGTTTGCTAAAGTATGATACTTATATTCTGTACAATGGCCAGTGGATTCAAACACTTGTGCCCGCGCAAAATGCCAACCCAAGTCTGCGTTGGGAAGAGAAACATGAGACTAACCTGGGCCTTGATTTCAGCTTG
This region of Mucilaginibacter yixingensis genomic DNA includes:
- a CDS encoding SusC/RagA family TonB-linked outer membrane protein; this encodes MKLTFVLLVTAFLQISLAGRAQNVTYTAKSAPLSQVMAEIQNQTGYHFLYTDQMLADAHAVDLNIKNQPLHEALRLCFEGQPLTYSVKNKTIILQHKEVAAPVLPALKEVKITGVVTDETNQPLPAVTVKLVGGGAVTQTDVQGRFSIMVPDVNSVIEFSSIGFATQQLKAGGATLNVQMRATLNSLSEVVVIGYGAQRKGDVTSAVATVKSENFVSGPVTDAGELLKGKVAGLSISNPSGDPNAQSQILLRGTNTINGANTGVLVIIDGVPGDLLTVAPEDIAEVSVLKDGSSAAIYGVRGSNGVIIITTKHATGNNNNRVDYSGNVSTSELTRVPKLLTAQDYRDQIAAGTRSSSYDLGSNTNWIDAISKNHPVSTTQNLTFNGGNAQTNYLASFNYRFLNGVFQQSNHKQVTGRVDINHTMLDGKLKFNFGLTQTNFSDIPFSTYDYRQALIMNPTAPVIEPNGSYYQEPTNFQYQNPVSDLYNSSQPQNSFRNKYNTTVTVLPVEGLRISATGSYTKSGYQNLYYANTQNISTLRDNQNGVANIATGQTVERFLNASAEYTRGFGEHHVSLLAGYEYQDYDNFNSYIANHNFPTDVFGYNQIQLGAAQKDGQDVISSGRTQTNLISYFARATYNYMDKYLLLASLRIDGASQLYGASEPYGKFPSIQAGWRISKENFMKDQHLFDDLKLRAGYGVTGNQPSAGFLAVGLLKYDTYILYNGQWIQTLVPAQNANPSLRWEEKHETNLGLDFSLLKGLVTGSVDVYDRKISGLLYSYNVPSPPNLYPTTMANVGTMENKGLEAAVNIRPIKTRNFSWTSTFTFSTNSNKLISLSNDLYQATVPYFTTGGTQDPIQTFTNIVQVGHNIGDFYGFKVTGVSPDGYWIYQEPDGTSVPYNKFNHSFNDKQVIGNGLPKYYGGWNNSISYKNWDFSVTMRGAFDYQVLNFQRMYYENPGIINYNRLKSAYDKVFGTAVLNKNVPLEFNSYYVENGDFWKVDNINLGYTFRNVKSKYIHNPRVAFSTLNTFIITGYKGIDPEVDRGGLAPGNDPRDTYPSQRTFTLSFSASF
- a CDS encoding RNA polymerase sigma factor, translating into MIAHTDEELMALVATGNRGAYSLLYTRYLNQLYRYVYLFCKSKEQSEEIVQDVFLKIWERREKLSGVESFKAYIFRTSKNLLLDHIRKQKVQVRAYDQLVPVTEESPMMADTQLIYSQYRYLIQQAINQLPQKRKMIVEMRTQEDLSLDEIADRLSISKSVVKKQLYQGMDFVRNYMHSQANILLIVIWLLLHQ
- a CDS encoding FecR family protein, whose protein sequence is MDRKTVDQFLVKYAAGVYTEAEHAEFLNWLRSVPDAEVEDVLQKLAHQFAEQPADEQTPNTLLAAGIESRLDALDQAPQRRRFRWLKIAVAAVLCLGFGSLFIKRVLKVPAQTNVQVAKIVPGTNKAYLALANGKRIILNKAANGLLATEGSISIYKTGDGQLLYKQEGHARQPGTDLLVTPRGGQYKVTLADGTQVWLNAASSIKIPLGFTESERRVDLSGEGYFEVAKNKAKPFSVWVNGMQVQVLGTHFNISAYADDPSMNTTLLEGSVKVTRNGQSRMIVPGQQAQVTTDIRVCKVNVQDIVEWKNGNFSFSHEDIKSIMRKISRWYDVDVEYKGAQTHEGFVGTLPRSANINEVLDMLELTRLTHFKIEGRRVMVMK
- a CDS encoding family 43 glycosylhydrolase, whose translation is MKPMCRRFAANALLCLLLILRITQASAQRTGTYHQIVSGVPLLDDRGHIVSAHGANIIKDGGRYYLFGEAHSDTSNAFVGFNCYSSADLYNWKFERVALPLQDSGRLGPDRVGERAKVLKCKKTGEYVMLMHSDDHKYMDPCVGYATASSVAGPYVFKGPLLFNGQPIHKWDIGSFVDDDGAGYLLIHGGLMYRLSDDFHSISKLVVDNHWRGAEAPTVFKKNGVYYWIASDLTSWERNDNFYYTATALEGPWTSRGNFAPAGTLTWNSQASFVLPVAGKADTTFMFMGDRWSYPHQASAATYVWLPLKVSGTSISISKYYDVWQVDSGSGKNASGQLTGEQVTSNAKTLNYQGNWSSYSFGKYAARRSDTKGDRLSLNFHGKQLGIYSILGPEGGYATVTVFNSKKERVCSFVVDTYSKYECRSLVMLTPVMAAGDYAVTISINGDHGSWSDKRKSIYGSKGNYFAFQSAVVVK